AACCCCGCGCGCTGCAGCCAACGGGCCATTTCTTCCGTACTCTTTCGCGTCGCACAATACACCACCGCCGATCCCGATTCCACTACCGGCAGATGACGCATCAGCAAATCTTTTACCCGCTCCCGTTTTTCCGATGCATGCACAAGCTGCACTTCGAAATCCAGATTCGTGCGCTCCGCCCCGCCATCGAACAGCGTCAGTTTCTGCGACAGTTCCCTCTCGAAATGCTGCTGAATTTCGGCCACCACATCCCGCTTAGCCGTCGCGGTGAAACAGGCCACCGGCGGAGAATCCACCCCCTGCGATGCCGCCAGCTCGCGAATAAATCGTGACGCATACAGATAATCCGGACGAAACGAATGACCCCAGCGCGACAGGCAATGCGCCTCATCAAACACCCAGCAACCCACTTCCCGCTCCCGAATCACGTTGCGGAACGATCCATTGCGCAACTGTTCGGGCGATACATAGAGCAGTGCCACATCCCCCAGCCGCACCCGCTCCAGCACATCCCCCCGCTCCGGCGGCGTCAGCATCCCGTACAGTGCCGCCGCAAAAGTCGATGAGGTCACGCGATTCAGATTATCCACCTGATCTTTCATCAAGGCCTGCAACGGCGAGACCACCACGGTCAACACGCCCCGACGCATATTGCGCACCAGTGCAGGCAGCTGAAAACACAGCGATTTCCCGCCGCCCGTGGGCAAAATTGCCAGCAGAGGCTGACCATTCATCCCGCAGCGGACAATAGCTTCCTGCAGACTGCCCCCCGCAGGCAACTCCGGTTTTTCACGAAAGGCATCAAAGCCGAAATAACGCCTGAGCTGCCCTTCCGGATCATGGGCGACCCGACAATATGCGCAGTCCGGATCGTCACAGCAGATATCCCTGAGTTGTCGAACAATGGACGTCACGTCACGAAACCGATGACGCACCCATGGCGGCATAATAGAATTCGCGCCAGCGACATGAAGCCACGCCAGCACATAGGCCGACGCCACATTTACTTCCCCTGCCAATGCGTCCGCAGCCACGCGGCATCCTGTGAATGCCGCCCGCTCCGCAAAAAAATGAATGGCCTGCTCATCTCGCAGGCGTTCCACCTCCAGCGCGTCAAAAAACGGCCCCATCATGCCGCGAAAGGCCCATGCATAAAAGGCCAGCAAATCCGCATCCGTCTTCTTTAAGGACACAAAAACAGCCCACTGATCCTGGAACAGCACCCCCGCATTACGCGCATCACACACCGGATCATTCAGCGCGGTGTGCAGCAGTCGGTAATCTTTGACCAGTCGATGATAGGGATTTTCAGGAAAGGCGATGGGCGATAAAAACAACGTATCAATGACCGGCAGCGCATGCAGGTGTAACGAAGGAAAGGCCTCGCGCAGCACGGCTAAATCGTGATCCAATATATTGTGCCCCAGCACATAATCCGATTGATCCGCCAGCGCATCCAGTCCCTGAACCAACTTGGGGATCTGGAAACCCCCTTTTAAATAAAGCGTCTGATCTCCCGCTACCGCACCGACCTTCAGAATCTTACCGTCGGGCGTCGTTTCCAGATCCAGCAATAAGCTGCGGCGCAAAATGGCTTCGCCCTTATCCATCACATCAACGCATCCCCTCTTCCGACCCTCCCGCTGCTTGCGAGAAAGACGTTTTTAAAAAGTTGTCGACTAGGCAAGAGAGCTTCCAAATAAATCGGTTGCCTCTCTGCCCCTCACAGAACCAGACAAGCAGCTTTCCCACATCCGGCTCTTCAGTAAATGATTCATTGATAAGCCTCCTTATTGAACGGGCTAAGATTTTTCTTAACGGTTACAGTCGGCCATCCGCAGTATTGCAGTGCCTGCCTGAATCCCGCTCTTGTATAAGATCGACGTTGGCTTTTACGATTGATCCATTTGAACAGGATTTCTCCTGCCCAGTATAGATATGCTCTCACTTGGTCGCTATTATCCGTTATCCCGTAATAGTTAATGTGTCCTACAACCTTTCGCCTTGCTGCTCGTAACATACAACCTTTGGTCATTACAGATAGGGCTTTGTGCGCCCATATCGCAAAGGCTTCCAGCTTTTGCCGCAACTTCTTTGGACAGGTTCTTCGTTTTACTTTGAAGTAGCCAGCCTGTGTACATCCGCAATAATGTTGAAAGCCCAGGAAGGTAAATGTATCCGCTTTTAACCCTTTGCTGGATGCGTTTTCTCTGGCGAAGCGTCCGAACGGCACATTGCGTGTCTTTTCCGTAGCTAATTCCAGATTAAAGCCTTCCAGTCTGGTTTCCAGCAGTCGCATAAATTCCTCTGCTTCGGCTTTATACTGAAAACAGGCGACAAAATCATCTGCAAACCTGAAATAGTATGCTTCGCCTCGGGCTGTTTTCTTCACCTTCAGTCGAAACCACAGATCAAGTACATAATGGAGATAGATATTTGAGAGCAGCGGCGAAAGGATTGAGCCTTGCGGTGTCCCCTCTTCGCTCGCTCTGACTATTCCATCTTCCATTATCCCTGCGTTCAAAAGCCGTTTTATCAGCTTAAGAACGCGGCAATCGCTGATGCGATGCTCCAGAAATTTCATCAGCCATTCATGATTTACCCTGTCGAAGAAACTTCGAATATCGGCTTCCACCACGTAACTGATTTTCTTTTGCTGGATTGTTCGCCCCAATGCGTCAATACACTGGTGCGGACTTCGCCCTTCCCTGAATCCATAACTGCTGTCTTCAAATGCTTCCTCGTATATGCCTTCCAGCGTCCGCTTTATTGACAATTCCACGATTTTGCATTCAAACGCACTTATTCCAAGGGGGCGTCCCTTGGGACTTCCGGCTTTCGGTATGTACTTCCGCAAACTCGGCTGGGGGCGGAATCCTCCGCGTTTCAGGCGTTCTGACAAGTCAAGAAGGTTTGCTTCAAGGTCTTCGCCATATTCCTGTTTCGTCGTTCCGTCTACCCCGACAGCTTTATTGCCATCCAAGTCATAGTAGCACTCTCGCAAGTTATCCACATCGGTGATGTGGTGATAAAGGCTGCTGAATACAGCATTCTTTTCCTTGCGGGCTTTCTCTCTTATTCGCATGATTTCGGATATCATCCTTTGCATGATGTCAGTCCCTCTGTCATACGAGCCATTTACTGTGAACCGCTTCACTCCGCGAGAGTTAATCGCTTCATTGCTAACCCGCAGTCCATCCGATGCAGAGTCATCATCCGGATACCTCTTTTTACATTGCATATCCGTACTCAACCGGCGCATTTTATACCGATCAAGAATGCTCTGCAACCCCGGTTGCCTCCTCTGTCCCTGTATTACTCGATGCTGTTTCATACCACGGTGCGTGACATACGCCTCGTCTTTAACGCCATACGCCATATTGCCTGCGCCCCATTGGAAAAGATCGGCTAACCGCACAACTTCATCCTTTTTCGCGGCTTGGTTCAGATTCAGAGCATTTACACCCTTCACCTCGTAATACTTGATTTCAGTTCGATTCATTTTTTCTATGTCTCATTCTTACTATCTTCTGGGCAGCTGACTATACCTTACCCAGGCGGGAGCATCCCGCCGGACAGTGGCACATTGCCGGGTTAAACCCAATCATCGGAACTTTTATTTTTCGTAGCCGGAGGGATGAGATTGATGCCATTTCCATGCATGTTCGGCGATACTGCGAATGTCGGGATATTTGGGATCCCATCCCAGCACATCGTGCGCTTTTTTGGCCGACGCAATGAGACGGGCTGGATCACCCGGACGTCGTGGAGCCAGTTCCGCCGGAATGGGATGACCGGTGACTTCGCGCACCACGTCGATGACTTCTTTGACGGAATAGCCACCACCGTTGCCCAGATTGAAAGGACCAACAATGCCGC
This window of the Spartobacteria bacterium genome carries:
- the ltrA gene encoding group II intron reverse transcriptase/maturase → MISEIMRIREKARKEKNAVFSSLYHHITDVDNLRECYYDLDGNKAVGVDGTTKQEYGEDLEANLLDLSERLKRGGFRPQPSLRKYIPKAGSPKGRPLGISAFECKIVELSIKRTLEGIYEEAFEDSSYGFREGRSPHQCIDALGRTIQQKKISYVVEADIRSFFDRVNHEWLMKFLEHRISDCRVLKLIKRLLNAGIMEDGIVRASEEGTPQGSILSPLLSNIYLHYVLDLWFRLKVKKTARGEAYYFRFADDFVACFQYKAEAEEFMRLLETRLEGFNLELATEKTRNVPFGRFARENASSKGLKADTFTFLGFQHYCGCTQAGYFKVKRRTCPKKLRQKLEAFAIWAHKALSVMTKGCMLRAARRKVVGHINYYGITDNSDQVRAYLYWAGEILFKWINRKSQRRSYTRAGFRQALQYCGWPTVTVKKNLSPFNKEAYQ